One Mycolicibacterium goodii genomic region harbors:
- a CDS encoding 2-oxoacid:acceptor oxidoreductase subunit alpha — translation MGENGNGTGAAPRQKLEKVVIRFAGDSGDGMQLTGDRFTSEAALFGNDLATQPNYPAEIRAPQGTLPGVSSFQIQIADYDILTAGDRPDVLVAMNPAALKANVSDLPRGGLIIANSDEFTKRNLAKVGYDANPLETDELSDYVVHSVAMTTLTLGAVESIGASKKDGQRAKNMFALGLLSWMYGRELEHSESFIREKFARKPDVAEANVLALKAGWNYGETTEAFATTYEVSPAKLTAGEYRQISGNTALAYGIVAAGHLADLQVVLGTYPITPASDILHELSKHKNFNVLTFQAEDEIAGIGAAIGASYGGALGVTSTSGPGISLKSEAIGLAVMTELPLIVIDVQRGGPSTGLPTKTEQADLLQALFGRNGESPVAVVAPRSPSDCFDIAVEAARIAIDYHTPVIILSDGAVANGSEPWRIPDIASYPRIEHTFAKSGEPFQPYARDPETLARQFAIPGTPGLEHRIGGLESANGSGNISYEPKNHDLMVRLRQEKIAGIKVPDLEVDDPTGDAELLMLGWGSSYGPIGEACRRARRKGIKVAQAHLRYLNPFPANLGEVLARYPKVVVPEMNLGQLALLLRGKFLVDVQSVTKVEGMAFLADEIEGIIDAALDGTLGEKETDKAKFARLAAATVEGEASEESAVGANA, via the coding sequence GTGGGTGAGAACGGCAACGGCACTGGCGCCGCGCCGCGGCAGAAGCTCGAGAAGGTGGTCATCCGATTCGCCGGCGACTCCGGCGACGGTATGCAGCTGACCGGTGACCGGTTCACCTCCGAGGCCGCGCTGTTCGGAAACGACCTGGCGACCCAGCCGAACTATCCGGCCGAGATCCGCGCCCCTCAGGGCACGCTGCCCGGTGTCTCGTCGTTCCAGATCCAGATCGCCGACTACGACATCCTCACCGCCGGTGACCGGCCCGACGTGCTGGTCGCGATGAACCCCGCCGCGTTGAAGGCCAACGTCTCCGACCTGCCGCGGGGTGGCCTGATCATCGCCAACTCCGACGAGTTCACCAAGCGCAACCTCGCCAAGGTCGGCTACGACGCCAACCCGCTGGAGACCGACGAGCTGTCCGACTACGTCGTGCACTCCGTCGCGATGACCACCCTGACGCTCGGCGCGGTCGAATCGATCGGCGCCAGCAAGAAGGACGGCCAACGCGCCAAGAACATGTTCGCGCTCGGCCTGCTGTCGTGGATGTACGGCCGCGAGCTCGAGCACAGCGAGAGCTTCATCCGTGAGAAGTTCGCCCGCAAGCCCGATGTCGCCGAGGCCAACGTGCTGGCGCTCAAGGCCGGCTGGAACTACGGCGAGACCACCGAGGCCTTCGCGACCACCTACGAGGTGTCGCCCGCCAAACTCACCGCCGGTGAATACCGCCAGATCTCGGGCAACACCGCGCTGGCCTACGGCATCGTCGCGGCGGGTCATCTCGCCGACCTGCAGGTCGTGCTGGGCACCTACCCGATCACGCCGGCGTCGGACATCCTCCACGAACTGTCCAAGCACAAGAACTTCAACGTGCTCACCTTCCAGGCCGAGGACGAGATCGCCGGTATCGGCGCCGCGATCGGCGCGTCGTACGGCGGCGCCCTCGGTGTCACCAGCACCTCGGGTCCCGGCATCTCGCTCAAGTCGGAAGCCATCGGCCTCGCGGTGATGACCGAGCTGCCGCTGATCGTCATCGACGTACAGCGCGGCGGCCCCTCGACGGGTCTGCCCACCAAGACCGAGCAGGCCGACCTGCTGCAGGCGCTGTTCGGACGCAACGGCGAATCTCCGGTCGCGGTCGTCGCGCCGCGGTCGCCGTCCGACTGCTTCGACATCGCGGTGGAGGCCGCGCGGATCGCCATCGACTACCACACTCCGGTGATCATCCTGTCCGACGGCGCGGTGGCCAATGGTTCCGAGCCGTGGCGGATCCCGGACATCGCCTCGTATCCGCGCATCGAGCACACGTTCGCCAAGTCCGGCGAGCCGTTCCAGCCGTACGCGCGCGACCCCGAGACCCTGGCACGTCAGTTCGCGATCCCCGGCACGCCGGGCCTCGAACACCGCATCGGCGGTCTCGAATCGGCCAACGGGTCGGGCAACATCTCCTATGAGCCCAAGAACCACGACCTCATGGTCCGGCTGCGCCAGGAGAAGATCGCAGGGATCAAGGTGCCGGATCTGGAGGTCGACGATCCGACCGGCGATGCCGAGCTGCTGATGCTCGGCTGGGGCAGCAGCTACGGCCCGATCGGCGAGGCGTGCCGTCGCGCACGCCGCAAGGGCATCAAGGTGGCGCAGGCGCACCTGCGGTACCTCAACCCCTTCCCGGCCAACCTCGGCGAGGTGCTGGCGCGCTACCCGAAGGTGGTCGTGCCCGAGATGAACCTGGGCCAGCTCGCGCTGCTGCTGCGCGGCAAGTTCCTGGTCGATGTCCAGTCGGTCACCAAGGTGGAGGGCATGGCCTTCCTGGCCGACGAGATCGAGGGCATCATCGATGCGGCGCTCGACGGAACCTTGGGTGAGAAGGAAACCGACAAGGCCAAGTTCGCACGGCTGGCGGCAGCCACCGTTGAGGGCGAAGCAAGTGAAGAGTCTGCTGTGGGAGCCAACGCATGA
- a CDS encoding 2-oxoacid:ferredoxin oxidoreductase subunit beta, with protein MTTARSEADRTSAQLVGADLGLTDAGLTKNALVPTTDQPQKGKDFTSDQEVRWCPGCGDYVILNTIRNFLPELGLRRENIAFISGIGCSSRFPYYLETYGFHSIHGRAPTIATGLALARPDLSVWVVTGDGDSLSIGGNHLIHALRRNINITILLFNNRIYGLTKGQYSPTSEVGKITKSTPMGSLDYPFNPVSLALGAEATFVGRALDSDRKGLSEVLRGAAEHRGAALVEIMQDCPIFNDGSFDALRKEGAEERLINLAHGEPITFGADGEYCVVKSGYGLEIAKTAEVSADDIVVHNAEIDDPAYAFALSRLSEQNLDHMVMGIFRKVSRPTYDDAARQQVATAIDSKPHDTAALQSLLRGKDTWTVD; from the coding sequence ATGACAACAGCGAGAAGCGAAGCGGATCGCACATCGGCGCAGCTGGTGGGCGCGGATCTGGGATTGACGGATGCCGGGCTCACCAAGAACGCCCTGGTGCCCACCACCGACCAGCCGCAGAAGGGCAAGGATTTCACCAGCGACCAGGAGGTCCGCTGGTGCCCGGGTTGCGGTGACTACGTCATCCTCAACACCATCCGCAACTTCCTGCCCGAGCTGGGTCTGCGTCGCGAGAACATCGCGTTCATCAGCGGCATCGGCTGCTCCAGCCGGTTCCCGTACTACCTGGAGACCTACGGCTTCCACTCGATCCACGGCCGCGCCCCGACCATCGCGACCGGCCTGGCGCTCGCGCGTCCGGACCTGTCGGTGTGGGTCGTCACCGGCGACGGGGACTCGCTGTCGATCGGTGGCAACCACCTGATCCACGCGCTGCGGCGCAACATCAACATCACGATCCTGCTGTTCAACAACCGGATCTACGGTCTGACCAAGGGCCAGTACTCGCCGACCTCCGAGGTCGGCAAGATCACCAAGTCGACGCCGATGGGTTCGCTGGACTACCCGTTCAACCCGGTGTCGTTGGCGCTCGGCGCCGAGGCCACGTTCGTCGGGCGCGCACTCGACTCCGACCGCAAGGGCCTGTCCGAGGTGCTCCGGGGTGCCGCTGAGCACCGCGGCGCGGCCTTGGTCGAGATCATGCAGGACTGCCCGATCTTCAACGACGGATCCTTCGACGCGCTGCGTAAAGAAGGCGCCGAGGAGCGTCTGATCAACCTGGCCCACGGCGAGCCGATCACATTCGGTGCCGACGGCGAGTACTGCGTCGTGAAGTCCGGCTACGGCCTGGAGATCGCGAAGACCGCCGAGGTTTCGGCCGACGACATCGTGGTCCACAACGCCGAGATCGACGATCCGGCATACGCGTTCGCGCTGTCGCGGTTGAGCGAGCAGAACCTGGACCACATGGTCATGGGCATCTTCCGCAAGGTCAGCCGCCCCACCTACGACGACGCCGCGCGTCAGCAGGTGGCGACTGCCATCGATTCCAAGCCCCACGACACCGCCGCTCTGCAATCCTTGCTGCGTGGTAAAGACACGTGGACTGTCGACTGA
- the mobA gene encoding molybdenum cofactor guanylyltransferase → MGRDKATLVFEGTTLVERVVAAVTPRCSPVFVIAAPGQPLPDLPAHVLRDEVRGVGPLLAAGRGLRAAAEAGCELAFVCAVDMPYLSADLIDVLVDPAKRLGVDIVLPWDGRDHYLAGIYRTDLSKTIGELVSAGERSMRALAERVDTQRLVMQPQKALTNVNTPEDLP, encoded by the coding sequence ATGGGACGTGACAAGGCCACCCTGGTCTTCGAGGGCACGACCCTCGTGGAGCGGGTGGTCGCCGCGGTGACGCCCCGATGTTCCCCGGTGTTCGTGATCGCCGCGCCGGGCCAGCCGCTTCCGGACCTGCCGGCGCACGTGCTGCGCGACGAGGTGCGCGGAGTCGGACCGCTGCTGGCGGCGGGCCGTGGCCTGCGCGCGGCCGCGGAGGCCGGTTGTGAGCTGGCGTTCGTGTGTGCGGTGGACATGCCGTACCTGTCCGCCGATCTCATCGATGTGCTCGTCGACCCTGCGAAGCGGCTGGGGGTGGACATCGTGCTGCCGTGGGACGGCCGCGATCACTACTTGGCGGGGATCTACCGCACCGACCTGTCGAAGACGATCGGCGAGTTGGTCTCGGCGGGCGAGCGCAGCATGCGGGCCCTCGCCGAGCGCGTGGACACGCAGCGACTCGTCATGCAGCCACAGAAGGCGCTCACCAACGTCAACACCCCAGAAGATCTGCCCTGA